One stretch of Tribolium castaneum strain GA2 chromosome 5, icTriCast1.1, whole genome shotgun sequence DNA includes these proteins:
- the LOC135265212 gene encoding uncharacterized protein LOC135265212 isoform X2, with the protein MDFSSENEIDAIASAAVSNLLPAKSRPQYEKTYLQFRQWCSMKKIDQVTENVLLAYLEEKSTTLKPPTLWALYAMLKATLNVKENIDTRYRSKKSQILDKEDISKFINEADDKIYLLMKTVLILGISGALRREELVKMKLTDIEDKQSVLIVKVPDTKTHCERIFTVSNLENIEIVRKYRALRPPRATSDRLFLKYTNGKCVNQNVGINKIGEIPSLIAKWLNKDEPKKYTGHCFRRSSATLLANAGGDLISIKRHGGWRSSTVAESYIEDSLNNKIEIANKIQPSSSTEENKITQPSTSASFNGENNFHLQASSLRPLGINGGTFSSCTFNFHMSK; encoded by the exons atggattttagcagcgaaaacgaaatagatgcaattgcaagcgcggcagtgtcgaatcttttgcctgctaaatcaagaccgcagtacgaaaaaacgtatcttcagtttcggcagtggtgttctatgaaaaagattgatcaagtaacggaaaatgttttgttggcgtatttggaagaaaagtctaccaccttaaagccaccaacactctgggccctttatgcgatgttgaaaGCCACCTTAAACGTTAAAGAGAATATCGATACAC GTTACAGAAGCAAGAAGTcgcaaattttagacaaagaagacattagcaagtttattaatgaagcagatgacaagatatatttactgatgaag actgTGCTAATTTTGGGTATATCGGGAGCCCTTCGACGTGaagaattagttaaaatgaagctaactgacatagaagataaacagtctgtcttaattgtgaaggtgcctgatacaaaaacccactgcgaacgaatatttactgtttcaaatttagaaaatatagaaattgtcagaaaatatAGAGCTTTGCGGCCTCCACGGGCGACTAGTgaccgtttatttttaaagtataccaacggaaaatgtgtgaatcaaaatgttggaattaacaaaatcggagagataccaagtttgattgcaaagtggcttaacaaagacgaacctaaaaaatatactggtCACTGCTTCAGAAGAAGCTCTGCCACTCTTTTGGCGAATGCTGGAGGTgatctaatttcaattaaacgtcATGGGGGCTGGAGAAGCAGCACAGTGGCAGAAAGTTACATCGAGGactctttgaataataaaattgaaattgccaataaaattcaaccttcttcctccacagaagaaaacaaaatcactcAACCTTCTACATCGGCTTCTTTTAATGGCGAAAATAACTTTCATTTACAAGCGTCTTCACTCAGGCCTCTGGGGATAAACGGGGGCACGTTTTCGTcatgcacatttaattttcatatgtcaaagtaa
- the LOC135265212 gene encoding uncharacterized protein LOC135265212 isoform X1, with the protein MDFSSENEIDAIASAAVSNLLPAKSRPQYEKTYLQFRQWCSMKKIDQVTENVLLAYLEEKSTTLKPPTLWALYAMLKATLNVKENIDTRKFPKLVPYLKSKSVGYRSKKSQILDKEDISKFINEADDKIYLLMKTVLILGISGALRREELVKMKLTDIEDKQSVLIVKVPDTKTHCERIFTVSNLENIEIVRKYRALRPPRATSDRLFLKYTNGKCVNQNVGINKIGEIPSLIAKWLNKDEPKKYTGHCFRRSSATLLANAGGDLISIKRHGGWRSSTVAESYIEDSLNNKIEIANKIQPSSSTEENKITQPSTSASFNGENNFHLQASSLRPLGINGGTFSSCTFNFHMSK; encoded by the exons atggattttagcagcgaaaacgaaatagatgcaattgcaagcgcggcagtgtcgaatcttttgcctgctaaatcaagaccgcagtacgaaaaaacgtatcttcagtttcggcagtggtgttctatgaaaaagattgatcaagtaacggaaaatgttttgttggcgtatttggaagaaaagtctaccaccttaaagccaccaacactctgggccctttatgcgatgttgaaaGCCACCTTAAACGTTAAAGAGAATATCGATACACGTAAGTTTCCGAAGTTAGTGCCCTACCTGAAAAGCAAAAGCGTAGGTTACAGAAGCAAGAAGTcgcaaattttagacaaagaagacattagcaagtttattaatgaagcagatgacaagatatatttactgatgaag actgTGCTAATTTTGGGTATATCGGGAGCCCTTCGACGTGaagaattagttaaaatgaagctaactgacatagaagataaacagtctgtcttaattgtgaaggtgcctgatacaaaaacccactgcgaacgaatatttactgtttcaaatttagaaaatatagaaattgtcagaaaatatAGAGCTTTGCGGCCTCCACGGGCGACTAGTgaccgtttatttttaaagtataccaacggaaaatgtgtgaatcaaaatgttggaattaacaaaatcggagagataccaagtttgattgcaaagtggcttaacaaagacgaacctaaaaaatatactggtCACTGCTTCAGAAGAAGCTCTGCCACTCTTTTGGCGAATGCTGGAGGTgatctaatttcaattaaacgtcATGGGGGCTGGAGAAGCAGCACAGTGGCAGAAAGTTACATCGAGGactctttgaataataaaattgaaattgccaataaaattcaaccttcttcctccacagaagaaaacaaaatcactcAACCTTCTACATCGGCTTCTTTTAATGGCGAAAATAACTTTCATTTACAAGCGTCTTCACTCAGGCCTCTGGGGATAAACGGGGGCACGTTTTCGTcatgcacatttaattttcatatgtcaaagtaa